From Actinomycetota bacterium:
CGCGGCCGATCAAGGACGATGAGCGGGAGGTGTGCGAACGCGCCGGGATCTCCTACATCGAGCTGCGGGTCGGACTCGACGGCATCACCAACATCGTCGACGCCGACAACACGTTCGTCAGCTGCCTGACCACCGATCAGCTCCAGGCGATCTGGGTGCAGGGCTCGTCGGTCACCCGGTGGAACCAGGTCGCCCCATCCTTCCCCGACACCGGACTGGAGCTGTTCGGGCCGGGGCCGGACTCGGGGACCTACGACTTCTTCATCGAGGAGATCCTCGGCGATCCCGACGAGGGTGCCCGGCCACGCACCGACTACAGCGCCTCGGAGGACGACAACGTCATCGTGCAGGGCGTCGCCGGCACACCCGGGGCGCTGGGGTACGTGGGGTTCGCGTACTACGCCGAGAACCGCGCCCAGCTCAAGGGGCTCGCGGTCGACGCCGGCGACGGCTGCGTCGAGCCGACCGAGGAGACGATCGAGGACGGCCAGTACCACCTGTCGCGTCCGCTGTTCGTCTACGTGTCGGAGCGCGCGTTGGAGATGGCCCACGTGCAGCAGTTCCTGCGCTACTACCTGGAGCGCAGCGGCGAGCTGGCCTCCGCGGTCGGGTACGTCCCGCTGTCGGAGCAGGCACAGCAGGACGCGCTCGGAACGCTCCAGCAAGCCACGTCGTGACCGCATGCGGCGCGCCGTCATGGCGGCGGGTGCGCCAGCTTGGACCCTGAGCGAGACGCCGTGCCCGTCGACACCGACGTCCTGCTCACCCGGGCCCGCCGCCCGGGGGAACGAGCCATCGAGGCGCTGCTGCTGGCGGCCGCCGTCCTGACCATCGCGATCACCGCCGGGATCGTGCTGGCACTTCTGAGCGAGACCGTCGAGTTCTTCCGGCTGGTCCCGCTCGGCGAGTTTCTCGCCCCCGGGACGTGGGACGCGTTGTTCTGCGAGTCCGTCGACCAGGGATGCTCCTACTCGATCTGGCCGTTGCTGGCCGGGACGTTGTGGGTCACCGCCATCGCCATGGCGGTGGCGGTCCCCACCGGCCTGGCGGCCGCGGTGTACCTGTCGGAGTACGCCGGCCCGCGGGTACGCGGCGCGGTCAAACCGACGCTCGAGGTG
This genomic window contains:
- a CDS encoding PstS family phosphate ABC transporter substrate-binding protein, whose amino-acid sequence is MITRWVTVVTAVVVLTTGCGSARQPDAGVPDATSPTAGSTLSGSIEVDGSSTVFPVTQLAAERFKAMHPQVDIAVGFSGTGGGFKKLCAGDIHIADASRPIKDDEREVCERAGISYIELRVGLDGITNIVDADNTFVSCLTTDQLQAIWVQGSSVTRWNQVAPSFPDTGLELFGPGPDSGTYDFFIEEILGDPDEGARPRTDYSASEDDNVIVQGVAGTPGALGYVGFAYYAENRAQLKGLAVDAGDGCVEPTEETIEDGQYHLSRPLFVYVSERALEMAHVQQFLRYYLERSGELASAVGYVPLSEQAQQDALGTLQQATS